Proteins from a genomic interval of Symmachiella macrocystis:
- a CDS encoding DUF1501 domain-containing protein: protein MRRPAAQHNHDHAFTAMNADRAEGLTVHSRRNMLKAGLAGMAGLSLPQLLRTRAAAAETGRAMAGGKSVILLWMTGGPSHIDTWDMKPNRPFNNRGPFSPISTALPGVQICEHLPKQASMLDKFTIIRSVDARKSSHEPNRVFQTGNRLAAPRTNPLGDKYPAIASVVSKFHGANQPGMPPYVAFMRSKSHIGYAGYLGKQYDPFIGNEASDLPIYSLLGEDTGKTSGASLFNLPLGLHQDRLGSRSALMREFDRLRSDLDQSGSMSAVDTFGQQAVEMVTGRRAQQAFDISLEPDDVRARYGKHLWSQQALLARRLVEAGVSFVTLDLSYHTASGTWDNHGIPGGVYGGISKGLKPLLPLFDHIVTTLVSDLDERGLLDDVLVIGMGEFGRTPNMGTQGSTDGRNHWPVVMSMALAGGGMRHGQVIGATDHNGGQIKERPVTPGDLAATIYKHMDVPLDATYLDPRGRPNFIVDEGSPIAELF from the coding sequence ATGCGTCGGCCCGCTGCACAGCACAATCACGACCATGCCTTTACCGCCATGAACGCGGACCGTGCCGAAGGGCTAACGGTGCACAGTCGCCGCAACATGCTCAAAGCGGGACTGGCGGGAATGGCCGGCCTGTCGTTGCCGCAATTATTACGAACCCGTGCCGCTGCCGCCGAAACCGGCCGCGCGATGGCGGGTGGCAAAAGCGTGATTCTGTTGTGGATGACCGGAGGTCCCAGTCATATCGATACCTGGGATATGAAGCCGAACCGGCCGTTCAATAATCGGGGTCCGTTTTCACCCATCAGCACCGCCCTGCCCGGCGTGCAAATTTGTGAACACTTGCCCAAGCAAGCGTCGATGCTGGACAAGTTCACGATCATCCGTTCGGTCGACGCTCGCAAAAGCAGCCACGAACCCAATCGCGTTTTTCAAACCGGCAACCGTTTGGCGGCACCGCGGACGAATCCGCTCGGCGACAAGTATCCGGCGATCGCCTCGGTCGTCTCGAAATTTCACGGTGCCAATCAGCCCGGCATGCCCCCCTATGTCGCCTTCATGCGGTCCAAGTCGCACATCGGTTACGCAGGATATTTGGGCAAACAATACGACCCCTTCATCGGCAACGAAGCATCGGACCTGCCGATTTATTCCTTACTGGGCGAGGATACAGGCAAGACGAGCGGCGCGAGCCTGTTCAATTTGCCGTTAGGTTTGCATCAAGACCGACTCGGCAGCCGCAGCGCACTGATGCGGGAATTTGACCGTTTGCGCAGCGACCTGGATCAATCCGGCTCGATGAGTGCGGTCGATACATTCGGCCAACAAGCGGTGGAGATGGTCACCGGACGCCGCGCGCAACAGGCATTCGATATTTCACTAGAACCGGATGACGTCCGCGCGCGTTACGGCAAACATCTGTGGAGCCAACAAGCGTTGTTAGCACGGCGACTCGTCGAAGCGGGAGTCAGTTTTGTCACGCTCGACTTGAGTTACCACACAGCTTCGGGCACATGGGACAACCATGGAATTCCCGGCGGCGTGTACGGGGGAATTTCCAAAGGCTTAAAGCCGCTGCTGCCGCTGTTTGATCACATCGTCACAACATTAGTCAGCGATTTGGATGAGCGCGGCCTGCTGGATGACGTGCTGGTGATCGGCATGGGGGAATTCGGGCGGACACCCAATATGGGAACACAAGGCAGCACCGACGGCCGCAATCACTGGCCGGTGGTGATGTCGATGGCACTGGCCGGCGGCGGAATGCGGCACGGACAGGTGATTGGCGCCACGGATCACAACGGCGGGCAAATCAAAGAACGTCCCGTCACGCCGGGAGATTTGGCGGCGACGATTTATAAGCACATGGACGTTCCCCTGGACGCCACCTATCTCGATCCCCGTGGTCGCCCGAACTTCATCGTCGATGAAGGTTCGCCCATTGCTGAATTGTTTTAA
- a CDS encoding response regulator transcription factor, with protein MASAAKIVLIEDDREIRTTLTSVLAAAGYDISAAQNGIEGQKLIKSADPDLIITDMMMPQLGGFPVLEFLKNLDNPPPVIMITANEGGRHKAYAEMLGVANYLRKPFAMDVMLDAVEEALKEGKKKAD; from the coding sequence ATGGCTTCCGCGGCAAAGATTGTACTGATCGAAGATGACCGCGAGATTCGGACGACACTCACCAGTGTGCTCGCCGCTGCCGGTTATGATATATCGGCTGCGCAAAACGGAATCGAAGGCCAAAAGCTAATCAAGTCCGCTGACCCCGATTTGATCATCACCGACATGATGATGCCGCAATTGGGTGGCTTCCCCGTGTTGGAGTTCCTCAAAAACTTAGACAATCCCCCGCCGGTGATCATGATCACAGCCAACGAAGGGGGACGCCACAAGGCGTATGCGGAAATGTTAGGGGTGGCGAATTACCTGCGCAAGCCATTCGCCATGGATGTGATGCTCGACGCCGTCGAAGAGGCCCTGAAAGAGGGTAAGAAGAAAGCTGATTGA
- a CDS encoding ABC transporter ATP-binding protein, translating into MSIVAELIALEKHYDLGPVVVKALRGVTTQFAEGDFIAIMGASGSGKSTMLNLLGGLDRPTLGTYSLGGEDVSLLDDDELSRIRNERIGFIFQSYNLIPQYTVLENIAVPLFYRPGYPAMSVKDRDWCEELALRVGLADRLDHRPPQLSGGQQQRVAIARSMVNDPDIILADEPTGNLDSTTEKEIMRLLHDLNHEGRTIIMVTHEPLVADQARRRIIMKDGLIEREEFGQTLPDDFPHPLESSEAVR; encoded by the coding sequence ATGAGTATCGTGGCCGAATTGATCGCACTGGAGAAGCACTACGACCTGGGCCCGGTCGTCGTCAAAGCCCTGCGGGGGGTGACGACACAATTTGCCGAAGGCGATTTTATCGCCATCATGGGGGCCTCGGGGAGTGGCAAAAGTACGATGCTCAACCTGCTGGGCGGTTTGGATCGTCCCACCCTCGGGACGTACAGCCTCGGCGGTGAAGACGTCTCGCTGCTCGATGATGATGAGCTCTCGCGAATTCGCAACGAGCGGATTGGCTTTATCTTTCAATCCTACAACTTGATCCCGCAGTATACCGTCTTGGAAAACATTGCGGTCCCGCTGTTTTATCGGCCGGGGTACCCTGCGATGTCTGTGAAAGATCGCGATTGGTGCGAAGAGTTGGCCTTGCGAGTCGGCTTGGCGGACCGGTTGGATCACCGTCCTCCCCAACTCTCCGGTGGACAACAACAACGCGTTGCGATCGCTCGTTCCATGGTGAATGATCCCGACATTATTCTCGCGGACGAACCGACGGGAAACCTAGACTCGACCACCGAGAAAGAGATCATGCGACTGCTGCATGATCTCAATCACGAAGGTCGCACGATCATCATGGTGACGCACGAACCGCTCGTCGCCGACCAAGCCCGGCGACGGATCATCATGAAGGATGGACTGATCGAACGGGAAGAGTTTGGGCAAACACTCCCCGACGATTTTCCGCACCCTTTAGAATCCAGTGAGGCGGTTCGTTAA
- a CDS encoding ABC transporter permease, giving the protein MLRLLRTIRLGLKNLLLHKLRSLLTMLGIVFGVFSVIAMLAIGEGASRQAQRQVLELGATNIIVISQKPAEGSKSNNAQTQVLQYGILRDDYRRIKQTVNTIVDATPIREFSQPARYMHRNMDVRLVGCTPNYFSVNHLNMDAGRFISYRDQEDTANVCVIGHEVATTLFPGEEPRGKSIRIGDVFYSIVGMTSHRTASAAIGGSMSGQDFDKDVYIPLDTLQSRIGDEVMIITAGSRSSEKVELSQITFRVADAKDVVPTANVIRETLARYHADSNDVDLVVPMELLKQAEQLKVIFNVVLGAIALISLVVGGIGIMNIMLATVTERTREIGIRRALGAKRGDITEQFLTETSVLAGTGGLLGVSLGLLTPVAFSAIRWLAKTAIMDSSVQSSSKMFQMFDGLEPVVAWWTLAVAFGISVFIGILSGIYPALAAAKLDPIEALRHE; this is encoded by the coding sequence ATGTTGCGACTACTCCGTACGATTCGACTCGGCCTTAAAAACCTGCTACTGCACAAACTGCGGTCGTTGCTGACGATGTTGGGCATCGTATTCGGCGTATTCTCAGTGATTGCCATGTTGGCCATCGGTGAAGGGGCCAGTCGTCAAGCTCAGCGACAAGTGCTTGAGTTGGGAGCGACGAACATCATCGTCATCAGCCAAAAACCGGCTGAAGGTTCCAAGAGCAACAATGCTCAGACACAGGTTTTGCAGTATGGGATTCTGCGGGATGATTATCGACGCATCAAGCAGACAGTTAACACCATCGTCGACGCCACACCCATTCGCGAATTTTCCCAACCTGCGCGGTATATGCATCGCAATATGGACGTCCGTCTTGTCGGCTGTACACCGAATTATTTCAGTGTGAATCACCTCAACATGGATGCCGGACGGTTTATTTCCTACCGGGACCAAGAGGATACCGCGAACGTCTGTGTCATTGGTCATGAAGTCGCCACGACTCTGTTCCCCGGCGAAGAACCCCGCGGCAAGTCCATCCGCATTGGCGACGTGTTTTATTCGATCGTGGGAATGACATCACATCGCACCGCGTCGGCGGCCATCGGTGGCAGTATGTCGGGACAGGATTTCGATAAAGACGTTTACATTCCCTTGGATACGTTGCAATCCCGCATCGGCGATGAAGTGATGATCATTACCGCCGGCAGCCGTAGCAGCGAAAAAGTCGAACTCAGTCAAATCACGTTTCGTGTTGCTGATGCCAAGGACGTCGTGCCGACCGCAAATGTGATTCGCGAAACGCTGGCACGCTACCACGCGGATTCTAACGATGTCGATCTCGTCGTGCCGATGGAATTGCTCAAACAGGCGGAGCAGTTAAAAGTCATATTCAACGTCGTTCTGGGGGCCATTGCGCTCATCAGTTTGGTCGTGGGAGGCATCGGTATTATGAACATTATGCTGGCCACCGTTACCGAGCGAACCCGCGAAATCGGCATCCGCCGTGCTCTGGGGGCCAAACGGGGGGATATCACCGAACAGTTCCTCACCGAAACAAGCGTGTTGGCCGGGACCGGCGGGTTGTTGGGTGTCTCCTTGGGATTACTCACGCCGGTCGCATTTTCAGCAATTCGCTGGTTGGCCAAAACAGCGATTATGGACTCCTCAGTCCAATCCAGTTCGAAGATGTTTCAGATGTTTGACGGCCTGGAACCGGTCGTCGCTTGGTGGACCTTGGCCGTCGCATTCGGGATTTCAGTATTCATCGGCATACTCTCTGGAATCTATCCGGCCCTTGCAGCCGCCAAATTGGACCCGATCGAAGCCCTACGACACGAATAA